One genomic segment of Acidobacteriota bacterium includes these proteins:
- a CDS encoding formylglycine-generating enzyme family protein has translation MTMIFALTGREPRDLNDLASGDLAWRGHTGPLGNELCELLERAAQYDYRARYKNAREMLAALNESQPTRPVMPPPTPRPAPPVINPPTVQVDPTTIPRPAPPRPAQPEPALPQPASKPQPVPAARRSRLPWLVGLLGVPALGLAVYWASNSTPGTIGPSTPTTTSQQPNALPAGRDFTATVNGVKLEMKNVPAGSFTMGSPANEAERSNDEGPQHRVNVPAFAIGKYEITQAQWQAVTGNNPSNFKGANRPVEQVSWNDVTEFCQKLSQLTGKTYRLPTEAEWEYAARAGTNTPFAFGSLLSSTQANFDGNYPYGGAAKGVYRQQTTDVGSFTANAFGLFDMHGNVWEWCEDVWHDNYNSAPLDGSGWLSGGDSSRRVLRGGSWDNDGRSCRSADRYRYEPGNRGLVIGFRVVLAARTP, from the coding sequence ATGACCATGATCTTTGCCTTGACGGGGCGTGAACCGCGCGACCTGAACGATCTGGCGAGCGGCGATCTGGCTTGGCGCGGGCACACCGGCCCGCTCGGCAATGAACTGTGCGAGTTGCTGGAGCGGGCGGCGCAATACGATTACCGCGCGCGTTACAAAAACGCGCGGGAAATGCTGGCGGCGCTCAACGAGTCGCAGCCGACCAGACCCGTTATGCCGCCACCAACGCCCAGACCCGCGCCGCCCGTGATTAACCCGCCCACGGTGCAGGTTGATCCGACCACCATTCCCAGACCCGCGCCGCCGCGTCCGGCTCAGCCTGAACCAGCTTTGCCGCAGCCTGCGTCGAAACCGCAGCCCGTGCCAGCCGCCCGGCGTTCGCGTCTGCCGTGGCTGGTGGGCTTGCTTGGTGTTCCGGCGCTTGGCCTGGCGGTCTATTGGGCGAGTAACAGCACACCGGGCACGATTGGGCCGTCAACGCCAACCACCACGTCACAACAGCCAAATGCCCTGCCTGCAGGCCGCGATTTCACCGCAACCGTCAACGGCGTCAAACTCGAAATGAAAAACGTGCCAGCCGGTTCCTTCACGATGGGTTCGCCCGCCAACGAAGCTGAGCGTAGCAACGACGAAGGGCCGCAACATCGCGTGAACGTGCCCGCCTTTGCCATCGGCAAATACGAAATCACGCAGGCGCAATGGCAGGCCGTGACGGGCAACAATCCGTCCAACTTCAAAGGCGCGAATCGCCCGGTTGAACAAGTCTCGTGGAATGACGTCACCGAGTTTTGTCAGAAGCTTTCGCAATTGACTGGCAAAACCTACCGCCTGCCGACTGAGGCTGAATGGGAATATGCCGCGCGGGCGGGCACAAACACGCCTTTTGCTTTTGGCTCTTTGCTGTCGTCAACCCAGGCGAATTTTGACGGCAACTATCCTTATGGCGGCGCGGCTAAGGGCGTCTATCGCCAGCAAACCACCGATGTGGGCAGCTTCACAGCCAATGCCTTTGGCCTATTCGATATGCATGGCAATGTGTGGGAATGGTGTGAGGACGTTTGGCATGACAACTACAATAGCGCGCCGCTGGATGGCTCAGGTTGGTTGAGTGGTGGAGACTCAAGTCGCCGGGTGCTGCGCGGTGGTTCGTGGGACAACGATGGAAGGAGCTGCCGTTCGGCCGATCGTTATAGGTACGAACCCGGCAACCGCGGCCTCGTTATCGGTTTTCGTGTTGTGCTGGCTGCCAGGACTCCGTAG
- the queC gene encoding 7-cyano-7-deazaguanine synthase QueC, which yields MNAKRAIVLLSGGLDSATVLALAREAGFTVHALSFRYGQRHAVELEAARRVAAHFQVAEHVVAEIDLRVFGGSALTADIAVPKQRSLDEMSHDIPVTYVPARNTVFLSFALAYAETRWANDIFIGVNALDYSGYPDCRPEYIAAFEQMANLATKAGVEGTQRLKIHTPLIELSKAQIIQRGLALDVDYALTHSCYDPTPEGIACGQCDSCLLRLKGFAEAGAVDPVRYATR from the coding sequence ATGAATGCCAAAAGAGCAATTGTGCTGCTGAGTGGCGGCCTGGATTCGGCCACGGTGCTGGCGCTGGCACGCGAGGCCGGTTTTACCGTGCACGCCTTGAGCTTCCGCTATGGTCAGCGCCACGCGGTCGAATTGGAGGCCGCGCGCCGCGTGGCCGCGCACTTTCAAGTCGCCGAACACGTGGTGGCGGAGATTGACCTGCGCGTGTTTGGTGGTTCGGCGTTGACGGCGGACATCGCCGTGCCGAAGCAGCGTTCGCTGGACGAAATGTCGCACGACATTCCGGTGACCTATGTGCCCGCGCGCAATACGGTCTTTCTGTCCTTTGCGCTGGCCTATGCCGAAACGCGCTGGGCCAACGACATTTTCATCGGCGTCAATGCGCTCGATTATTCCGGCTATCCCGACTGCCGGCCCGAATACATCGCCGCGTTTGAACAGATGGCGAATCTGGCGACCAAGGCAGGTGTGGAAGGCACGCAGCGCCTGAAAATCCATACGCCGCTGATCGAATTGAGCAAGGCGCAAATCATCCAGCGCGGGCTGGCGCTGGATGTGGATTACGCGCTGACGCATTCGTGTTATGACCCGACGCCGGAGGGCATCGCTTGCGGGCAATGCGATTCGTGTTTGCTGCGCTTGAAAGGTTTCGCCGAAGCGGGCGCGGTTGATCCGGTGCGGTACGCGACAAGATGA
- the speA gene encoding biosynthetic arginine decarboxylase, with protein sequence MKSAIAEAVQTYGIENWGAGYFDVNPKGNLVVYPVESDPRSVDVKKVVDDLLARRIKLPVLLRFPQIFASQVRKMNQSFRGAMREFDYKGEHLAVFPLKVNQRRQVIESYLEEATKYNYGLEAGSKSELYAAIALEQSPNSLLVCNGFKDDDFIDLAFVGTKLGKNVVIVIEKLSELGKVIDRVLETGVKPMVGMRVRLYSRGSGRWEKSGGEQSKFGLTTTELLQAIKMLRDAGMQDMLRVLHFHIGSQITQIKRVKAGVKEAARVYAKIRKMGYDVDHLNVGGGAGVDYDGSKTSFESSVNYTLQEFANDVIYTIKGVCEEENVPQPNVITESGRVLVAYHAMLITNILDEIETVHGIHTITITGNEAQVIKELYDLYTSMTAKNFLEYYHDALEHKEELFTLFDLGFISLEDRAKGEVLFWEVCDRANNYAKQVQVKSEEFDDLRKLLSAKYLCNFSVFRSVPDHWAIDQLFPIIPIHKLNEQPTDTATLCDITCDSDGVVDKFVDLHDVKEVLEVHDLKRGEPYYLAMMLVGAYQEVMGNFHNLFGTTNEAHVIVDKNGEYHINRVIAGSQVGDMLTFARYEKEFLQENFRNQLNRQVKKGQLTETAALTLTDEYERHYTGYTYLDSNGR encoded by the coding sequence ATGAAATCGGCCATCGCTGAGGCAGTGCAGACCTACGGCATCGAGAATTGGGGCGCGGGCTATTTCGATGTCAATCCCAAAGGCAATTTAGTCGTCTATCCGGTCGAGAGTGATCCGCGCAGCGTGGATGTCAAAAAGGTCGTAGACGATCTACTCGCCCGGCGCATAAAACTTCCTGTCCTGCTCCGGTTTCCGCAAATTTTTGCCAGCCAAGTCCGCAAAATGAATCAATCGTTCCGCGGTGCGATGCGCGAGTTCGATTACAAGGGTGAGCATCTGGCCGTCTTCCCGTTAAAGGTCAATCAGCGCCGCCAGGTGATCGAGTCTTACCTGGAAGAGGCGACGAAATACAACTATGGATTGGAAGCGGGCAGCAAGTCTGAACTCTATGCCGCGATTGCGCTGGAGCAGTCGCCCAATTCCTTGCTGGTTTGCAATGGTTTCAAAGACGACGATTTTATTGACTTGGCCTTTGTGGGGACGAAACTCGGCAAGAACGTTGTCATCGTGATCGAGAAGCTCAGCGAATTGGGCAAGGTGATTGACCGCGTGCTCGAAACCGGGGTCAAGCCGATGGTCGGGATGCGCGTGCGGCTCTATTCGCGCGGTTCGGGACGCTGGGAAAAGTCTGGTGGCGAACAATCCAAATTCGGGTTGACGACGACGGAGCTTTTGCAGGCGATCAAGATGCTGCGCGACGCCGGGATGCAGGACATGTTGCGCGTGCTGCACTTCCACATCGGTTCGCAAATCACGCAGATCAAGCGCGTCAAGGCGGGCGTCAAAGAGGCCGCTCGCGTTTACGCCAAGATTCGCAAGATGGGTTACGACGTTGATCACCTGAACGTCGGCGGCGGCGCGGGGGTGGATTACGACGGCAGCAAGACCAGTTTTGAATCGTCGGTGAATTACACCTTGCAGGAGTTTGCCAACGACGTGATTTACACGATCAAAGGCGTCTGCGAGGAAGAGAACGTGCCGCAGCCGAATGTGATTACGGAATCGGGCCGCGTGCTGGTGGCGTATCACGCGATGCTCATCACCAACATCCTGGATGAGATCGAAACGGTGCACGGCATTCATACCATCACGATCACGGGCAACGAGGCGCAGGTCATCAAGGAACTCTATGACCTGTACACCTCAATGACGGCCAAGAATTTTCTGGAGTATTACCACGACGCGCTCGAACACAAAGAAGAGTTATTCACCCTCTTCGATCTGGGTTTTATTTCGTTGGAGGATCGGGCCAAAGGTGAAGTTTTGTTCTGGGAGGTTTGCGACCGGGCGAACAATTACGCCAAGCAAGTGCAGGTGAAATCGGAAGAGTTCGATGATCTGCGCAAATTGCTCTCGGCGAAATATCTCTGTAACTTTTCGGTCTTCCGCTCCGTACCCGACCATTGGGCGATTGATCAGCTTTTCCCGATCATCCCAATTCATAAGCTGAACGAACAGCCGACCGACACCGCGACGCTGTGCGACATTACCTGCGATTCAGACGGTGTGGTGGATAAATTCGTGGACTTACACGACGTGAAAGAAGTGCTCGAAGTCCACGACCTGAAACGGGGCGAGCCATATTATCTGGCGATGATGCTGGTCGGCGCTTATCAGGAAGTGATGGGCAACTTTCACAACCTGTTCGGCACGACCAACGAAGCGCACGTCATTGTGGACAAAAATGGTGAGTACCACATCAATCGCGTCATTGCGGGTTCGCAGGTCGGCGACATGCTCACCTTCGCCCGTTACGAAAAAGAGTTTTTGCAAGAGAACTTTCGCAATCAGCTCAATCGTCAAGTCAAGAAAGGACAACTGACCGAAACCGCCGCGCTGACGCTGACCGATGAGTACGAACGGCATTACACCGGCTATACGTACCTCGATTCGAATGGGCGCTAA
- a CDS encoding HNH endonuclease, which produces MIFASADVRQRANHLCEYCHADEHWQWDRFFIDHVFPKSRGPKAAGGAGYALQNLALACRHCNRRKSDKLFAIDPATGQLAPLFNPREQQWAEHFTWTADGLRIVPLTATGRATAALLDFNRARALRIRAADVAVKRHPPADDPTQTTES; this is translated from the coding sequence ATCATCTTTGCGAGTGCGGACGTGCGCCAGCGCGCCAATCATCTTTGCGAGTACTGCCACGCGGACGAACACTGGCAATGGGATCGCTTCTTCATTGACCACGTCTTCCCAAAAAGCCGCGGGCCAAAAGCCGCAGGCGGCGCAGGTTACGCTTTGCAAAACCTGGCACTGGCTTGCCGCCACTGCAATCGCCGCAAATCCGACAAGCTGTTTGCCATTGACCCTGCCACCGGCCAGCTTGCGCCGCTGTTCAATCCACGGGAACAACAATGGGCGGAGCATTTCACCTGGACGGCGGATGGCTTGCGCATCGTGCCGCTCACCGCCACGGGACGCGCGACTGCGGCCTTACTGGATTTCAACCGGGCGCGCGCCTTGCGAATTCGCGCGGCAGATGTGGCTGTCAAGCGCCATCCGCCCGCCGACGACCCAACTCAAACCACAGAGTCCTGA
- a CDS encoding DUF1071 domain-containing protein, which yields MNKNGDPNVELEVTDDELDDLGDEQAEDAPKGKSKPGPPKGQRPLRSINDIISDLSKPIKARHLRQKVRAGQRLDFIPWYHAIKYLDLYAPGWSYEVRHALWNNEGRLVLTVRLSFPCLEGVVYRDATGTEEEPEEGERMYGDPSSNAESMALRRAAAKFGLGLYLYNKERNTEGR from the coding sequence ATGAATAAAAACGGCGATCCAAATGTTGAACTTGAAGTGACCGACGATGAACTTGACGATCTAGGCGACGAGCAGGCGGAAGACGCGCCCAAAGGTAAATCCAAACCAGGCCCGCCCAAAGGCCAGCGTCCGCTGCGTTCAATCAATGACATTATTTCCGACCTGTCCAAACCGATCAAAGCGCGCCACCTGCGCCAAAAAGTGCGCGCGGGCCAACGGCTCGATTTCATCCCTTGGTATCACGCCATCAAGTATCTGGATTTGTATGCGCCGGGCTGGAGCTATGAGGTGCGGCACGCGCTCTGGAATAACGAAGGCCGCCTCGTGCTGACCGTGCGGCTCTCGTTCCCCTGTCTGGAAGGCGTCGTTTACCGCGATGCCACCGGCACGGAAGAAGAACCCGAAGAGGGCGAGCGCATGTACGGCGACCCCTCGTCGAATGCCGAAAGCATGGCCTTGCGGCGGGCGGCGGCGAAATTCGGGCTGGGGCTGTATCTGTACAACAAAGAGCGCAATACCGAGGGACGCTGA
- a CDS encoding cation transporter, with protein MSNLKMDKAVYQAGVRRVLWLTFGLNVAVVIGKLIAGLLADSLSVISDAVHSSVDSLNNIVGLVVMKYAMAEPDEEHPYGHAKFETLAAFCIAGFLFITCYQLALSAIQRLLAADAPKPEITALTISTVVVTILINIFVTVYERREGERLQSAFLIADATHTRSDVLVSCSVLAGLFLVKLGYVWFDPLVSLGVAVMIAASGYQIFKATVPVLVDAAPVPAQRIAAIAEAVAGVHSVHDIRSRTYGGEIFIEMHLHIDDEEGRDHISAHAITEEVEQRLEQEFGKVVATIHVEPLATHLPDQDSVV; from the coding sequence ATGAGCAACCTCAAAATGGACAAAGCGGTTTATCAGGCGGGCGTGCGGCGCGTGCTCTGGCTGACCTTTGGGCTGAACGTGGCCGTCGTGATCGGCAAATTAATTGCTGGTTTACTGGCCGACAGCTTGAGCGTCATCAGCGATGCGGTTCATTCATCCGTGGATTCACTCAACAATATCGTCGGGCTGGTGGTGATGAAATATGCGATGGCCGAACCGGACGAAGAGCACCCTTACGGCCACGCCAAATTTGAAACGCTCGCGGCCTTTTGCATCGCCGGGTTTCTCTTCATCACTTGCTACCAACTGGCCCTGAGCGCCATTCAACGCCTGCTCGCCGCCGACGCGCCCAAACCGGAAATCACCGCCCTGACCATCAGCACAGTCGTCGTCACGATTCTCATCAACATCTTTGTGACCGTATACGAGCGCCGCGAAGGCGAACGCTTGCAAAGCGCTTTTTTGATCGCTGATGCCACGCACACACGCAGCGATGTGCTAGTCAGTTGTTCGGTGCTGGCGGGCTTGTTCCTGGTCAAGCTCGGCTATGTCTGGTTCGACCCGCTTGTCTCGCTGGGCGTCGCGGTGATGATCGCGGCCAGCGGTTATCAGATTTTCAAAGCCACCGTCCCCGTATTGGTGGACGCCGCACCCGTCCCGGCCCAACGCATCGCCGCGATTGCCGAAGCCGTCGCCGGCGTCCATTCGGTGCACGACATTCGCTCGCGCACCTACGGCGGCGAAATTTTTATCGAGATGCATTTGCACATTGATGATGAAGAGGGCCGCGACCACATCTCAGCCCACGCGATTACCGAAGAGGTTGAACAGCGGTTGGAGCAGGAGTTTGGCAAGGTGGTGGCGACGATTCACGTCGAGCCGTTGGCGACGCATCTGCCGGATCAGGACTCTGTGGTTTGA
- a CDS encoding RNA-dependent DNA polymerase yields the protein MKRHGNLWPQVIDFGNLLDATQQAQRGKRYRANVLRFNDRLAEELLQLQAALDSRTYRPGPYRTFEIVVPKQRLISAAPYRDRVVHHALCQVIAPIFERTMIRDSYANRTGFGTHRALRRFTEFARSSRYVLQCDIRQYFPSIDHEILKTLLRRKIKCAATLWLIDTIIDASNAQPAVHDYFPGDALWTPYERRRGLPIGNLTSQFFANVYLSGLDHFVKQNLGIGKYVRYVDDFALFGDDHAQLAAARWALEDYLAQLRLCIHPVKSQLFETRHGANFVGFRVLADHLTIRNENLRRARRRLRGLQTAFQAGQLSLAELTQRIGSWIAHLAHADTWRMRERVFSELAFTSC from the coding sequence ATGAAACGACACGGCAATTTGTGGCCGCAGGTGATTGATTTCGGCAACCTGCTGGACGCCACCCAACAGGCGCAACGCGGTAAGCGTTACCGCGCGAATGTGCTGCGTTTCAACGATCGGCTGGCGGAGGAGTTGTTGCAGTTGCAGGCAGCACTCGACAGTCGCACTTACCGGCCCGGTCCGTACCGAACCTTCGAGATTGTCGTGCCCAAACAGCGGCTGATTTCCGCCGCGCCTTACCGCGACCGCGTGGTGCATCACGCCTTATGCCAGGTGATTGCGCCCATCTTCGAGCGCACGATGATTCGTGATTCATACGCCAACCGCACCGGTTTCGGCACGCATCGCGCGTTGCGGCGCTTTACCGAATTCGCGCGCTCCAGCCGCTACGTGTTGCAATGCGACATCCGGCAATACTTCCCCAGCATTGACCACGAAATTTTGAAGACGCTCCTGCGGCGCAAAATCAAATGCGCCGCCACGCTCTGGCTAATTGACACCATCATTGACGCCAGCAACGCACAACCCGCCGTCCACGATTACTTTCCCGGTGACGCGCTTTGGACGCCCTACGAACGGCGGCGCGGCCTGCCCATCGGCAATCTGACCAGCCAGTTCTTTGCCAACGTTTATCTGAGCGGCCTGGATCATTTCGTGAAGCAGAATTTGGGCATCGGCAAGTATGTGCGCTACGTGGATGATTTCGCGCTCTTCGGCGACGACCATGCGCAACTCGCGGCGGCGCGCTGGGCGTTGGAAGATTATCTGGCGCAGTTGCGCTTGTGCATTCATCCGGTCAAAAGCCAACTGTTCGAGACGCGCCACGGGGCCAACTTTGTCGGCTTTCGCGTACTGGCTGATCATCTCACCATCCGCAATGAGAACTTACGCCGGGCGCGCCGCCGCTTGCGCGGACTGCAAACCGCTTTTCAAGCCGGGCAGCTTTCGCTGGCGGAATTGACGCAGCGCATCGGCAGTTGGATTGCGCATCTGGCCCACGCCGATACCTGGCGGATGCGCGAACGAGTATTCAGTGAGCTCGCTTTTACGAGTTGCTGA
- the avd gene encoding diversity-generating retroelement protein Avd has protein sequence MHKNKKPPPGELPIIEQTRELILWYVPLLNRLPRDHRFTLGERIITSLYELLEELIRARYARQKREQLEASNLRLELLRQQARLLVSFKLIDGGQYQHVSKLINAVGISLGSWIKQQIAGTEPAGTERGA, from the coding sequence ATGCATAAAAATAAAAAGCCGCCACCGGGCGAATTGCCCATCATCGAGCAGACGCGCGAGTTGATTCTGTGGTATGTACCCTTACTGAATCGGTTGCCGCGCGATCACCGGTTCACATTGGGCGAACGCATCATCACCAGCCTGTATGAATTGCTGGAAGAGTTGATTCGCGCGCGCTATGCCCGGCAAAAACGCGAGCAACTGGAAGCCAGCAACCTGCGGCTGGAACTGTTGCGGCAACAGGCGCGCTTGCTGGTCTCGTTCAAATTGATAGACGGCGGGCAATATCAGCACGTCTCAAAACTCATCAATGCGGTGGGCATAAGTCTTGGCAGTTGGATCAAACAACAAATCGCCGGTACGGAACCCGCAGGTACGGAACGGGGAGCGTGA
- the queE gene encoding 7-carboxy-7-deazaguanine synthase gives MSYTVKEIYYTLQGEGAQAGRAAVFCRFAGCNLWSGREADRATAVCQFCDTDFFGTDGPGGGKFETAAALADAVAARWPGGGQPLVVCTGGEPLLQLDDPLVAALYARGFAIAIETNGTQLPPQGIDWVCVSPKAGAELVLKSGNELKLVFPQAGAAPERFAHLAFQYFFLQPMDGPARELNTQLATQYCLAHPQWRLSLQTHKLIGIP, from the coding sequence ATGAGTTATACGGTCAAAGAGATTTATTACACCTTGCAGGGCGAAGGCGCACAGGCCGGGCGCGCCGCCGTCTTTTGTCGCTTTGCCGGTTGCAACCTCTGGTCGGGTAGGGAAGCGGATCGCGCCACAGCGGTCTGCCAGTTTTGCGACACCGATTTTTTTGGCACCGATGGCCCTGGCGGCGGTAAGTTTGAAACGGCGGCAGCATTGGCCGATGCTGTTGCAGCGCGCTGGCCGGGCGGTGGACAGCCGCTGGTTGTTTGCACGGGCGGTGAACCATTGTTGCAACTGGATGACCCTTTAGTGGCTGCCTTGTACGCGCGCGGCTTTGCCATCGCCATCGAAACCAATGGGACACAATTGCCGCCGCAAGGGATTGACTGGGTTTGCGTGAGTCCAAAGGCGGGCGCGGAGTTGGTTTTGAAAAGCGGCAACGAACTCAAGCTCGTCTTTCCGCAAGCGGGCGCAGCGCCGGAACGCTTTGCGCACTTGGCGTTTCAATATTTTTTCTTGCAGCCGATGGACGGGCCAGCGCGCGAACTGAATACGCAACTGGCGACGCAGTATTGTTTGGCCCATCCGCAGTGGCGGCTGAGCTTGCAGACACACAAACTGATCGGCATTCCATAA